In a genomic window of Mycolicibacillus parakoreensis:
- a CDS encoding STAS domain-containing protein yields the protein MTSTSSTRRFTHRYGNPVTDYGDARLRVQSRQLATVVTISGRIDETNIERIRQYAKRYVLAEKPFVLDLSDVTFFSSQGMSLLHCLEETCCTVGVEWCLIAGQPVKDMLRAFGGEAAFPTADSTPEALNQFLDAMHQRRRLLPLLTKTA from the coding sequence ATGACTTCCACAAGCTCGACTCGGCGTTTCACCCACAGGTACGGCAATCCGGTTACTGATTACGGCGACGCCCGGCTTCGGGTGCAATCCCGTCAACTGGCGACAGTGGTCACGATCAGTGGCCGGATCGATGAGACGAACATCGAGCGCATCCGCCAGTACGCCAAACGTTATGTGTTGGCGGAAAAGCCGTTTGTCCTCGACCTCAGCGATGTCACCTTTTTCTCGTCGCAGGGTATGTCGCTCCTGCACTGCCTCGAGGAAACATGCTGCACTGTAGGGGTGGAATGGTGCTTGATCGCAGGTCAGCCCGTTAAAGACATGTTGCGGGCATTCGGTGGCGAAGCCGCGTTCCCCACGGCCGACTCGACCCCCGAAGCGCTCAACCAATTCCTCGATGCCATGCACCAACGGCGTCGGTTGTTGCCCCTTCTCACCAAGACCGCTTAA